One genomic segment of Phalacrocorax carbo chromosome Z, bPhaCar2.1, whole genome shotgun sequence includes these proteins:
- the TUT7 gene encoding terminal uridylyltransferase 7 isoform X3 translates to MGDAAKPCFAKQNKEQEILRQEELRGSPLQKDYRAMDEYGNGHSNKIDTSLQKKKGTPGHYGSSPRRGPRSVLSTPNSLKNTTYGQGSKLNDTQRDQMKKWVSDDHRGTSDSWREYRPFAWIPVRSRTRKDSFHEVEGTGNRNVRRHLQEDLMSEDVLDIQKGGSEMKKLRKQRRSRGTRRDEYDQDQVDGPVIDESVLSAKELLGLQQAEERLKRDCIYRLKKQPRSYPSAKYTCKLCDVLIESVAFAHKHIKEKRHKKNLKEKQEEQLLTALPPPTPSQIQAIGVAIENVVQEFGLSNEDLEERLNIKTVMENLLHQKLPECSLRLYGSSYSRFGFKTSDINIDIQFPANMSQPDVLLLVQESLQNSESFTEVDADFHARIPVVVCREKQSGLICKVSAGNENAFLTTNHLAALGKLEPTVVPLVIAFRYWAKLCCVDRPEEGGLSPYVFTLMVIFFLQQRKEPFLPVYLGSWIAGFSLNKLTNFHLKEVEDDAVVWEHIPTDNSDLPQETSPRRGKVPLVFGSGQQCPAPAGQLWVELLRFYALEFNMADLVISIRLKETVSRESKDWPKKRIAVEDPYSVKRNVARTLNSQLMYEYILHCLRATYKYFALPHKKSAKFSKKYSPNANGEKPQMLDHGKGAIKHENSELQNLDSRTNTALVEDCITETTDTSQAHRIDPSKLCDGSASFTEEQLAADRCNLGIAHEDSDRITEEFISGNNEDFKPRCEETENGNEEEEEEEEEEHEQEKRWHNILMPEQGIDEDSDSGDLPVTVNEHDTETCSTSDLEGFQNAALTEGDEFGLECSGIMDDKIDIDEESTEGTDEMDESPEKFLHLAQGQISQISHSDDEEEEEEEPNLLNQRECGVTIRAGDELDNTYTGSGDDDAQSEEDDHFSIANKYEDKHVEENVDELLRVNLSQEDLTEKGSLFEESTAIEQCLESELFYEFSKPAFTKGKSPTVVCSLCKREGHLKRDCPEDFKKIELDPLPPLTPKFSVILDQVCVQCYYDFAPNTIENHAREHIRQNLENFIRQDFPGTKLNLFGSSKNGFGFKQSDLDICMTMDGLETAEGLDCIRIIEDLAKVLKKQSGLRNVLPITTAKVPIVKFFHVRSGLEVDISLYNTLALHNTRLLSSYAAIDPRVKYLCYTMKVFTKICDIGDASRGSLSSYAYTLMVLYFLQQRNPPVIPVLQEIYKEPKKPEILVDGWNVYFFDKIEELSAVWPDCGKNTESVGQLWLGLLRFYTEEFDFKEHVICIRRKNLLTTFKKQWTSKYIVIEDPFDLNHNLGAGLSRKMTNFIMKAFINGRRVFGTPIKIFPKEYPSKMEYFFDPEVLTEGELAPNDRCCRICGKIGHFMKDCPMRRKLRRRHDYEDTKNQRYTESKEKRSKEDKETQNKTTEKESSIKEGKLHLCTPQKRKPARIVVETGREKNPRQLAEKWKHLEDRDLREKRCFICGREGHIKKECPQYKGAAELCCIPRDLTWFTLAGKMLVIERV, encoded by the exons ATGGGAGATGCTGCAAAACCTTGCTTTGCCAAACAAAATAAGGAACAGGAAATTTTACGTCAAGAAGAATTAAGAGGAAGTCCCTTGCAGAAAGACTACCGAGCCATGGATGAATACGGAAATGGCCATAGCAATAAAATAGATACCagcctgcaaaagaaaaaggggacaCCAGGTCATTATGGAAGCAGTCCCAGGAGAGGGCCACGTAGTGTTTTGAGTACCCCAAATTCACTTAAAAACACAACTTACGGTCAGGGGTCAAAGTTAAATGATACCCAAAGAGACCAAATGAAGAAGTGGGTATCTGATGACCACCGTGGCACTTCCGACAGCTGGAGAGAGTACAGACCTTTTGCCTGGATTCCTGTGCGTAGCAGGACAAGAAAAGACTCTTTTCATGAGGTTGAAGGCActggaaacagaaatgtaaGACGACACCTTCAGGAGGACTTAATGAGTGAAGATGTGCTGGACATACAGAAAGGAGGCTCTG AAATGAAGAAGCTTAGGAAACAAAGAAGATCAAGAGGAACTAGAAGAGATGAGTATGATCAAGATCAAGTGGATGGTCCAGTGATAGATGAATCTGTGCTGTCGGCAAAAGAACTTCTAGGGTTGCAACAAGCTGAAGAACGATTGAAGCGAGACTGCATTTATAGACTGAAGAAG CAACCTCGAAGCTACCCATCAGCGAAATATACCTGCAAATTGTGTGATGTTTTGATTGAGTCGGTGGCTTTTGCTCATAAGCAtattaaagagaaaagacaCAAGAAAAACCTAAAG gaaaagcaagaagaacAGCTGCTGACCGCCCTGCCTCCTCCAACGCCTTCCCAGATACAAGCTATTGGTGTTGCTATTGAAAATGTAGTGCAGGAGTTTGGCTTAAGTAATGAAGATCTAGAAGAAAGGCTCAACATTAAAACAGTAATGGAAAACTTACTGCATCAAAAATTGCCAG AGTGCTCATTAAGATTGTATGGCTCCTCCTATAGCAGATTTGGTTTCAAAACTTCAGACATAAACATAGATATCCAGTTTCCTGCCAAT ATGAGTCAACCAGATGTTCTCTTACTTGTGCAAGAAAGTCTCCAGAACAGTG AATCTTTTACGGAAGTTGACGCAGATTTCCATGCTAGAATACCAGTGGTGGtgtgcagagaaaagcaaag TGGCCTTATTTGTAAAGTGAGTGCAGGGAATGAGAATGCTTTTCTGACGACAAACCATTTGGCTGCACTTGGAAAACTGGAACCTACTGTAGTACCTTTAGTGATTGCCTTCAGGTACTGGGCAAAG ctgtgCTGTGTTGATCGTCCTGAAGAGGGAGGCTTGTCACCTTATGTGTTCACTTTAatggttattttctttctacaacAGAGGAAAGAGCCTTTTCTACCTGTCTATTTGGGATCATGG aTTGCAGGATTCTCATTAAACAAATTAACTAATTTTCATCTGAAAGAAGTCGAGGATGATGCTGTGGTTTGGGAGCATATCCCCACTGATAATTCTGATTTGCCACAAGAAACTTCACCTAGAAGGGGCAAG GTTCCCTTAGTATTTGGTTCAGGACAGCAGTGTCCAGCACCTGCTGGTCAGCTCTGGGTAGAACTGCTTCGTTTCTATGCCTTGGAGTTCAATATGGCTGATTTGGTTATTAGCATACGACTCAAAGAAACAGTGTCTCGTGAATCAAAGGACTGGCCTAAAAAGCGCATTGCTGTGGAAG ACCCATATTCAGTCAAAAGGAATGTGGCAAGAACTCTGAACAGCCAGCTAATGTATGAGTATATTCTTCACTGCCTGAGAGCGACTTACAAGTATTTTGCCTTGCCTCacaaaaaaagtgcaaaattcagcaaaaaataCTCTCCAAATGCCAATGGAGAGAAACCCCAAATGCTGGACCATGGAAAAGGTGCTATAAAGCATGAAAATTCTGAGTTGCAAAACTTGGATAGTAGAACAAATACAGCCTTAGTGGAAGATTGCATAACGGAGACTACAGATACATCCCAGGCACATAGAATTGATCCCTCAAAACTGTGTGATGGCTCAGCAAGCTTCACAGAAGAACAACTGGCTGCTGACAGATGTAATCTGGGAATTGCCCATGAAGATTCAGACCGTATAACTGAGgaatttatttctggaaataatgAGGATTTTAAACCAAGATGTGAAGAGACAGAGAATggaaatgaagaggaagaggaggaggaagaggaagaacatgaacaagaaaaaagatggCATAATATCTTGATGCCTGAGCAGGGAATAGATGAAGACAGTGATAGTGGAGATCTCCCTGTTACAGTGAATGAGCATGATACAGAGACATGTAGTACTTCAGACTTAGAAggttttcaaaatgctgcaCTTACAGAGGGTGATGAGTTTGGCTTAGAGTGCAGTGGTATAATGGATGACAAGATTGACATTGATGAGGAGAGCACCGAAGGTACTGATGAAATGGATGAATCCCCAGAAAAATTCTTACATTTGGCACAGGGTCAAATATCCCAAATTAGTCATTCGGatgatgaggaggaagaggaggaagaaccAAATCTTCTAAACCAGAGAGAGTGTGGTGTTACCATCAGAGCTGGAGATGAGCTAGATAACACATACACTGGGTCTGGTGATGACGATGCACAGTCAGAGGAAGATGATCATTTTTCCATCGCCAATAAATATGAGGACAAACATGTTGAAGAAAATGTGGATGAACTTCTGAGGGTCAATTTGAGTCAAGAGGATCTTACTGAGAAGGGAAGCCTTTTTGAAGAGAGCACAGCAATAGAACAGTGTTTAGAATCTGAACTCTTTTATGAATTCAGTAAACCAGCTTTTACAAAGGGCAAG TCTCCAACAGTAGTATGTAGCCTGTGCAAACGGGAAGGTCATTTAAAGAGGGATTGTCCAGAAGACTTCAAGAAAATTGAGCTTGACCCACTGCCACCATTGACACCCAAATTTTCAGTTATTCTAGACCAAGTTTGTGTCCAGTGTTACT atgatttTGCTCCAAATACTATAGAAAATCACGCTCGAGAACATATAAGACAAAACTTGGAAAACTTCATTAGACAGGATTTCCCAG GAACCAAGCTAAATTTGTTTGGCTCCTCAAAAAATGGCTTTGGCTTCAAACAAAGTGACCTTGATATCTGTATGACGATGGATGGGCTGGAAACTGCTGAG GGACTTGACTGCATCAGAATCATTGAAGATTTAGCAAAAGTTCTCAAGAAACAGTCAG GCTTAAGAAATGTCTTGCCTATAACAACTGCTAAAGTCCCAATTGTCAAATTTTTCCATGTCAGAAGTGGTCTTGAAGTAGACATCAGTTTATATAACACTCTG gCCTTGCATAACACAAGACTTCTGTCATCATATGCAGCCATTGATCCTAGAGTAAAGTATCTGTGTTACACAATGAAAGTCTTTACGAAG atATGTGACATTGGAGATGCATCTCGAGGTAGCCTTTCTTCTTATGCATATACTCTTATGGTGCTTTACTTTCTTCAACAGAGAAATCCACCTGTCATCCCTGTTCTTCAAGAG ATCTACAAAGAACCAAAAAAGCCTGAAATCTTAGTTGATGGCTGGAACGTTTATTTCTTTGACAAGATAGAGGAGTTG TCAGCTGTTTGGCCAGACTGTGGCAAAAACACTGAATCTGTTGGGCAACTGTGGCTGGGACTTCTCCGTTTCTACACAGAAGAATTTGATTTTAAAGAGCATGTCATCTGCATTAGGAGAAAAAATCTGCTTACAACTTTCAAGAAGCAATGGACCTCCAAATACATTGTAATTGAAG ACCCCTTTGATTTGAACCACAATCTTGGAGCTGGATTGTCAAGAAAAA tgaCAAATTTTATAATGAAGGCTTTTATCAATGGCAGAAGGGTATTTGGTACccctataaaaatatttcctaaagaATATCCATCAAAAATG GAGTACTTTTTTGATCCAGAGGTACTAACAGAAGGAGAATTGGCACCAAATGATAGATGCTGCAGAATTTGTGGTAAAATTGGCCATTTCATGAAAGACTGTCCCATGAGAAGAAA acTAAGACGGCGTCACGATTATGAAGATACCAAAAACCAGAGGTATACAGAAAGCaaggagaagagaagcaaagaggacaaagaaactcagaataaaacaacagaaaaggagagctCAATCAAGGAGGGAAAGTTGCATCTATGTACACCTCAGAAGAGGAAACCAGCAAGGATAGTAGTggaaactggaagagaaaagaatCCCAGGCAATTAGCAGAGAAGTGGAAGCACCTGGAAGACAGAGACTTAAGAGAAAAACGTTGTTTTATCTGTGGAAGGGAAGGTCATATTAAAAAGGAATGCCCACAGTATAAAGGAGCTGCAG AACTTTGCTGTATCCCAAGAGATTTGACATGGTTTACTTTAGCAGGTAAGATGCTTGTAATAGAAAGGGTATGA
- the TUT7 gene encoding terminal uridylyltransferase 7 isoform X1: protein MGDAAKPCFAKQNKEQEILRQEELRGSPLQKDYRAMDEYGNGHSNKIDTSLQKKKGTPGHYGSSPRRGPRSVLSTPNSLKNTTYGQGSKLNDTQRDQMKKWVSDDHRGTSDSWREYRPFAWIPVRSRTRKDSFHEVEGTGNRNVRRHLQEDLMSEDVLDIQKGGSEMKKLRKQRRSRGTRRDEYDQDQVDGPVIDESVLSAKELLGLQQAEERLKRDCIYRLKKQPRSYPSAKYTCKLCDVLIESVAFAHKHIKEKRHKKNLKEKQEEQLLTALPPPTPSQIQAIGVAIENVVQEFGLSNEDLEERLNIKTVMENLLHQKLPECSLRLYGSSYSRFGFKTSDINIDIQFPANMSQPDVLLLVQESLQNSESFTEVDADFHARIPVVVCREKQSGLICKVSAGNENAFLTTNHLAALGKLEPTVVPLVIAFRYWAKLCCVDRPEEGGLSPYVFTLMVIFFLQQRKEPFLPVYLGSWIAGFSLNKLTNFHLKEVEDDAVVWEHIPTDNSDLPQETSPRRGKVPLVFGSGQQCPAPAGQLWVELLRFYALEFNMADLVISIRLKETVSRESKDWPKKRIAVEDPYSVKRNVARTLNSQLMYEYILHCLRATYKYFALPHKKSAKFSKKYSPNANGEKPQMLDHGKGAIKHENSELQNLDSRTNTALVEDCITETTDTSQAHRIDPSKLCDGSASFTEEQLAADRCNLGIAHEDSDRITEEFISGNNEDFKPRCEETENGNEEEEEEEEEEHEQEKRWHNILMPEQGIDEDSDSGDLPVTVNEHDTETCSTSDLEGFQNAALTEGDEFGLECSGIMDDKIDIDEESTEGTDEMDESPEKFLHLAQGQISQISHSDDEEEEEEEPNLLNQRECGVTIRAGDELDNTYTGSGDDDAQSEEDDHFSIANKYEDKHVEENVDELLRVNLSQEDLTEKGSLFEESTAIEQCLESELFYEFSKPAFTKGKSPTVVCSLCKREGHLKRDCPEDFKKIELDPLPPLTPKFSVILDQVCVQCYYDFAPNTIENHAREHIRQNLENFIRQDFPGTKLNLFGSSKNGFGFKQSDLDICMTMDGLETAEGLDCIRIIEDLAKVLKKQSGLRNVLPITTAKVPIVKFFHVRSGLEVDISLYNTLALHNTRLLSSYAAIDPRVKYLCYTMKVFTKICDIGDASRGSLSSYAYTLMVLYFLQQRNPPVIPVLQEIYKEPKKPEILVDGWNVYFFDKIEELSAVWPDCGKNTESVGQLWLGLLRFYTEEFDFKEHVICIRRKNLLTTFKKQWTSKYIVIEDPFDLNHNLGAGLSRKMTNFIMKAFINGRRVFGTPIKIFPKEYPSKMEYFFDPEVLTEGELAPNDRCCRICGKIGHFMKDCPMRRKLRRRHDYEDTKNQRYTESKEKRSKEDKETQNKTTEKESSIKEGKLHLCTPQKRKPARIVVETGREKNPRQLAEKWKHLEDRDLREKRCFICGREGHIKKECPQYKGAAGGSKPEVCGSPSLPSTAKHAGRLNQGILIHEEKKKQKGKVFLSPQSGSLSNKYMTQGKASQKRTQQE from the exons ATGGGAGATGCTGCAAAACCTTGCTTTGCCAAACAAAATAAGGAACAGGAAATTTTACGTCAAGAAGAATTAAGAGGAAGTCCCTTGCAGAAAGACTACCGAGCCATGGATGAATACGGAAATGGCCATAGCAATAAAATAGATACCagcctgcaaaagaaaaaggggacaCCAGGTCATTATGGAAGCAGTCCCAGGAGAGGGCCACGTAGTGTTTTGAGTACCCCAAATTCACTTAAAAACACAACTTACGGTCAGGGGTCAAAGTTAAATGATACCCAAAGAGACCAAATGAAGAAGTGGGTATCTGATGACCACCGTGGCACTTCCGACAGCTGGAGAGAGTACAGACCTTTTGCCTGGATTCCTGTGCGTAGCAGGACAAGAAAAGACTCTTTTCATGAGGTTGAAGGCActggaaacagaaatgtaaGACGACACCTTCAGGAGGACTTAATGAGTGAAGATGTGCTGGACATACAGAAAGGAGGCTCTG AAATGAAGAAGCTTAGGAAACAAAGAAGATCAAGAGGAACTAGAAGAGATGAGTATGATCAAGATCAAGTGGATGGTCCAGTGATAGATGAATCTGTGCTGTCGGCAAAAGAACTTCTAGGGTTGCAACAAGCTGAAGAACGATTGAAGCGAGACTGCATTTATAGACTGAAGAAG CAACCTCGAAGCTACCCATCAGCGAAATATACCTGCAAATTGTGTGATGTTTTGATTGAGTCGGTGGCTTTTGCTCATAAGCAtattaaagagaaaagacaCAAGAAAAACCTAAAG gaaaagcaagaagaacAGCTGCTGACCGCCCTGCCTCCTCCAACGCCTTCCCAGATACAAGCTATTGGTGTTGCTATTGAAAATGTAGTGCAGGAGTTTGGCTTAAGTAATGAAGATCTAGAAGAAAGGCTCAACATTAAAACAGTAATGGAAAACTTACTGCATCAAAAATTGCCAG AGTGCTCATTAAGATTGTATGGCTCCTCCTATAGCAGATTTGGTTTCAAAACTTCAGACATAAACATAGATATCCAGTTTCCTGCCAAT ATGAGTCAACCAGATGTTCTCTTACTTGTGCAAGAAAGTCTCCAGAACAGTG AATCTTTTACGGAAGTTGACGCAGATTTCCATGCTAGAATACCAGTGGTGGtgtgcagagaaaagcaaag TGGCCTTATTTGTAAAGTGAGTGCAGGGAATGAGAATGCTTTTCTGACGACAAACCATTTGGCTGCACTTGGAAAACTGGAACCTACTGTAGTACCTTTAGTGATTGCCTTCAGGTACTGGGCAAAG ctgtgCTGTGTTGATCGTCCTGAAGAGGGAGGCTTGTCACCTTATGTGTTCACTTTAatggttattttctttctacaacAGAGGAAAGAGCCTTTTCTACCTGTCTATTTGGGATCATGG aTTGCAGGATTCTCATTAAACAAATTAACTAATTTTCATCTGAAAGAAGTCGAGGATGATGCTGTGGTTTGGGAGCATATCCCCACTGATAATTCTGATTTGCCACAAGAAACTTCACCTAGAAGGGGCAAG GTTCCCTTAGTATTTGGTTCAGGACAGCAGTGTCCAGCACCTGCTGGTCAGCTCTGGGTAGAACTGCTTCGTTTCTATGCCTTGGAGTTCAATATGGCTGATTTGGTTATTAGCATACGACTCAAAGAAACAGTGTCTCGTGAATCAAAGGACTGGCCTAAAAAGCGCATTGCTGTGGAAG ACCCATATTCAGTCAAAAGGAATGTGGCAAGAACTCTGAACAGCCAGCTAATGTATGAGTATATTCTTCACTGCCTGAGAGCGACTTACAAGTATTTTGCCTTGCCTCacaaaaaaagtgcaaaattcagcaaaaaataCTCTCCAAATGCCAATGGAGAGAAACCCCAAATGCTGGACCATGGAAAAGGTGCTATAAAGCATGAAAATTCTGAGTTGCAAAACTTGGATAGTAGAACAAATACAGCCTTAGTGGAAGATTGCATAACGGAGACTACAGATACATCCCAGGCACATAGAATTGATCCCTCAAAACTGTGTGATGGCTCAGCAAGCTTCACAGAAGAACAACTGGCTGCTGACAGATGTAATCTGGGAATTGCCCATGAAGATTCAGACCGTATAACTGAGgaatttatttctggaaataatgAGGATTTTAAACCAAGATGTGAAGAGACAGAGAATggaaatgaagaggaagaggaggaggaagaggaagaacatgaacaagaaaaaagatggCATAATATCTTGATGCCTGAGCAGGGAATAGATGAAGACAGTGATAGTGGAGATCTCCCTGTTACAGTGAATGAGCATGATACAGAGACATGTAGTACTTCAGACTTAGAAggttttcaaaatgctgcaCTTACAGAGGGTGATGAGTTTGGCTTAGAGTGCAGTGGTATAATGGATGACAAGATTGACATTGATGAGGAGAGCACCGAAGGTACTGATGAAATGGATGAATCCCCAGAAAAATTCTTACATTTGGCACAGGGTCAAATATCCCAAATTAGTCATTCGGatgatgaggaggaagaggaggaagaaccAAATCTTCTAAACCAGAGAGAGTGTGGTGTTACCATCAGAGCTGGAGATGAGCTAGATAACACATACACTGGGTCTGGTGATGACGATGCACAGTCAGAGGAAGATGATCATTTTTCCATCGCCAATAAATATGAGGACAAACATGTTGAAGAAAATGTGGATGAACTTCTGAGGGTCAATTTGAGTCAAGAGGATCTTACTGAGAAGGGAAGCCTTTTTGAAGAGAGCACAGCAATAGAACAGTGTTTAGAATCTGAACTCTTTTATGAATTCAGTAAACCAGCTTTTACAAAGGGCAAG TCTCCAACAGTAGTATGTAGCCTGTGCAAACGGGAAGGTCATTTAAAGAGGGATTGTCCAGAAGACTTCAAGAAAATTGAGCTTGACCCACTGCCACCATTGACACCCAAATTTTCAGTTATTCTAGACCAAGTTTGTGTCCAGTGTTACT atgatttTGCTCCAAATACTATAGAAAATCACGCTCGAGAACATATAAGACAAAACTTGGAAAACTTCATTAGACAGGATTTCCCAG GAACCAAGCTAAATTTGTTTGGCTCCTCAAAAAATGGCTTTGGCTTCAAACAAAGTGACCTTGATATCTGTATGACGATGGATGGGCTGGAAACTGCTGAG GGACTTGACTGCATCAGAATCATTGAAGATTTAGCAAAAGTTCTCAAGAAACAGTCAG GCTTAAGAAATGTCTTGCCTATAACAACTGCTAAAGTCCCAATTGTCAAATTTTTCCATGTCAGAAGTGGTCTTGAAGTAGACATCAGTTTATATAACACTCTG gCCTTGCATAACACAAGACTTCTGTCATCATATGCAGCCATTGATCCTAGAGTAAAGTATCTGTGTTACACAATGAAAGTCTTTACGAAG atATGTGACATTGGAGATGCATCTCGAGGTAGCCTTTCTTCTTATGCATATACTCTTATGGTGCTTTACTTTCTTCAACAGAGAAATCCACCTGTCATCCCTGTTCTTCAAGAG ATCTACAAAGAACCAAAAAAGCCTGAAATCTTAGTTGATGGCTGGAACGTTTATTTCTTTGACAAGATAGAGGAGTTG TCAGCTGTTTGGCCAGACTGTGGCAAAAACACTGAATCTGTTGGGCAACTGTGGCTGGGACTTCTCCGTTTCTACACAGAAGAATTTGATTTTAAAGAGCATGTCATCTGCATTAGGAGAAAAAATCTGCTTACAACTTTCAAGAAGCAATGGACCTCCAAATACATTGTAATTGAAG ACCCCTTTGATTTGAACCACAATCTTGGAGCTGGATTGTCAAGAAAAA tgaCAAATTTTATAATGAAGGCTTTTATCAATGGCAGAAGGGTATTTGGTACccctataaaaatatttcctaaagaATATCCATCAAAAATG GAGTACTTTTTTGATCCAGAGGTACTAACAGAAGGAGAATTGGCACCAAATGATAGATGCTGCAGAATTTGTGGTAAAATTGGCCATTTCATGAAAGACTGTCCCATGAGAAGAAA acTAAGACGGCGTCACGATTATGAAGATACCAAAAACCAGAGGTATACAGAAAGCaaggagaagagaagcaaagaggacaaagaaactcagaataaaacaacagaaaaggagagctCAATCAAGGAGGGAAAGTTGCATCTATGTACACCTCAGAAGAGGAAACCAGCAAGGATAGTAGTggaaactggaagagaaaagaatCCCAGGCAATTAGCAGAGAAGTGGAAGCACCTGGAAGACAGAGACTTAAGAGAAAAACGTTGTTTTATCTGTGGAAGGGAAGGTCATATTAAAAAGGAATGCCCACAGTATAAAGGAGCTGCAG